One part of the Algibacter sp. L1A34 genome encodes these proteins:
- a CDS encoding T9SS type A sorting domain-containing protein, translating into MRQIYILTIIIFFNFLNLDAQTSNVVTGQESSSSVLLKKKDGTTEGHKADNISESNSSALSLQNNLTAKKGINISPNPSTHFIQISGLNKIEQYRIYNILGKQVAKGLIAENETINIQNLKNGLYLLKINNVSSKKFLKE; encoded by the coding sequence ATGAGGCAAATTTACATTTTAACGATTATTATATTCTTTAATTTCCTCAATCTAGACGCACAAACATCCAACGTTGTAACTGGACAGGAAAGTTCATCTAGCGTTTTGCTTAAAAAGAAAGACGGAACTACTGAAGGCCATAAAGCCGATAATATTTCAGAATCTAACTCTTCTGCTCTTTCTCTTCAAAATAATTTAACTGCTAAAAAAGGTATAAATATATCTCCAAACCCTTCAACTCACTTTATTCAAATCTCAGGATTAAATAAAATTGAACAATATCGCATTTATAATATTTTAGGAAAGCAAGTAGCAAAAGGTCTCATTGCAGAAAATGAAACCATTAATATTCAAAACCTAAAAAATGGCTTGTACTTATTGAAAATTAATAACGTTTCTTCTAAAAAGTTTTTAAAAGAGTAA